The Anopheles moucheti chromosome 3, idAnoMoucSN_F20_07, whole genome shotgun sequence genome contains the following window.
AAGGATTAACGGTGTTCATACAGGCTACAGCGTTTCATCGACTTCGGGCAGGAATTGCGAGCCGATTCGTAAGAATCGTGCGTCCTTTAGTACGGCACCGGGACGCAACTATAAAGGTGGCAGCGTTGATGGTGCTGGGCTTTTTAATTTCCGTGCCAGACCTGACGGAAGAAATAGCCGGGCTGGTCGGGATAAAGAAGCTAGCACAGACGCCTACCGGTAATGTAGTACGCAGCAAACCAGTTTCAAAGGCGTAAGTCTTCTCTTTTTCTATTCTGTTGATAAAACGCAGTTTGATAATGAAATTTTGTTCGCCTCTAGATTTGATCTTGAACTAAACCAGGAGGAAAATGAGGAAGAGGAAGCGGTAGATTCGGAACCGGAAGAAGATGGGAACTCCAAACGTGAAAATAGACAGGACGGCATATCGCTCGATTCGTCTAATGATTACGATAATGCCGGAGAAAACAGCATGTCTTGGTTAGTTCAGGTTACGTTAGAAAATCTAGGAGTAAACGGCGTTGCTAGCACGGTAATGCCGGTTCGTATGGAATGTCTGCAGGTATTGTGTGCTATGACGTGCCACTATTCGCTGCTTGCCGACCATCTCCCGCTGGTAGCGCAGGCTTTGATTAACGCTTTCGGTGATACACTGTCAGAGATAAAGCTGTATGCCGGCCGTTTGTTGGATCTGCTCGGACATGCCATACACACGCAGCTGCTCTTACAAGGTAAGCAATCGTTCAATTGTAGCGCGTCGTTCTCCGAGCTCATATGAGTTTCTTTAAATAGATAAAATTGATCCTGAGCAGCTTAACGTGGCACTTCACTTCTGGAGCAGCATCATCCCAACTGTCACGGAGCAGATACAAGATGTGCGTTTGGTTGCTACATTACGCTCTGTGTGCTGCGATGCCCTGGGCAATATTGGTGTGCACGTGTACGAAAAGTTCCCGGTAAGTTTTTTGAAAGTCCGCACTAGTTTTTAACAATGATATAATGATGTTAACATTTAGAGAGATCGTCAGCTGGCACTGATTTCTCTGCTAACTGGCTGTACCTTCGATGACGATAGTGCTGTTTCATCGGCGGCAGCTCGAACCCTTTCGGTGTACATCCTATTTCCGTCATTGCGCGATGACGTATGCTACGTGGAAAATACGATCGAATCGATTTTAAGGATAATGTTAGATCCCAATCTTACGGCTCGAATTAAAACTAGCTGGTCGCTTGGTAATGCTACCGATGCGCTCATCCTAAATCAACAGCATCATCTGCAGCTGAATCACCAACCGCCACCACAACAGGAATCAGCGCTTGAGCAGGGATATTTGATGATAAGTGACGAACTGCTACGACGCACCCTTCTGGTGGCGCTCGATTCGGCTAAGGACAATGATAAGGTGCGCAGCAATGCGGTACGTACGATCGGTAATGTCCTGCACCTTCTACGCCCGGCACAACTTGAGCATCCTGCGTGGAGCCCTCTTTACCAAGACGCCATTGAACGGCTAATACAGAACGTTACCGCTTCGAGCACTGTCAACGTGAAGGTGAAATGGAACGCATGTTACGCGCTGGGGAAtatgatgaaaaatgaaacattcttCGTATCTGGTGCGGTGGCTGGAACCTGGGAGCGTCGAGTCTTTCCTGCCCTATGCGAAACTGTTGTTAATTCGCCCAACTTTAAGGTACGCATTAATGCGGCCCAGGCTTTGTCGATCCTTGGCAGGCGGGAGCACTATGGCGAGTTTTACCAGCAGATTTGGCTCGCTCTTCTGCAAGCTCTCGAACAGTCGGATAATTTGGTTGACTACAACGAGTACAAGCGAAGGGATTCGCTACAGGAGCAATTGTGTTTATCGCTAGCGCATCTGTTGCGCTTTGCAGTGAAAGAAGATGTAGTGCTGATGGCAAGCGTTCTGCTGCCACTTTATGATGCCGTTCGAGGGAACTGGGTACGTGTGATAAGTCGCATACTGCCGGAAAAGAGCGCATCACTGCTCGAGTCGCATCGTGTGTTGCTGGAATTGCGTAAGATCAGCAAAGGTGAAGGTGAGTCGATACCTGCCTCATCCTGGGACCTGCTTCTTAAATGTTTCACAGATTCCGATGTTTGTTGAGCGGCGGAGGTTATGCGTAACGAATACAGATTTTGAtatataatttataaaaagAGGAAATTTGCAATGACCTTAACGTTCATGTATGAGAACAATGGTactatcatcattatcatatTGAGTTCGAACCCGGTAGTAATCGGTTTAGGCAGGATATTCGAACACGATTGGATATTCGTACCGTAGTCTCTCGAAAATTCCTATTCCTGTGATGGCATAACAATTCAAACTAGCTCCAGACTTAAAGTAAAAGAACTTCTTCAGTTAAAGTGGACGAAACCTTAAAAACTCAGCACCGAAAGGAAAATACTTGGAAGGCTATCAATTTTCTATCGGCAAGCAATTTCGGATAAGATATAGCAAAACGTCTAAACTGCTTTAAGTAGTAAGCAAATGAGACATATGAGTATTTCATGATATACGTTAAAAATACTGTAACCGTGTCCTTTCTACTATGCTACATGGTTAGCCATTGGAACGTCGATTTCTTCACCGTTCGGCTTGACAGCATTCATCAGCTTGGCACAGGTTTGATACAGCAATGGTTCCCCATCCATCGTCTCTCGCAACTCGCGACACATCTGCTCAAAGGTGGACTCCTTCAGCTGTCCCATCCGAATGGCCGCTCTGATTATTTGTTCATCAATCGGTCCAACGAGGAAAAAAATGGCTTCTCGCACCTCCGCACAGGCTGTCTCCACATCAAACTCTCCACCGTCGTCTGCTGCGTCTCCTTCCTCCATCGCCGACCCATCCTCGGTTGTCCTCGAGAGCGCTTCCGGTAGTGGATTTTTCAGAGCTTCTGCTAATTGATCATAAATCTTTACCATATACACAAATGATTCCGCCCGGAAATGATACAGAATACCGCTGTAAATATTGCTGATCAATACGAAGATGCACACATGGTTTTTAGACACCGGAAACAGTATGCTTTCGTTAACAAATGAAGCAAGCACACGATGAACGCATTGGTCTACCTCGCTCACGTACGCCTCGTACAGCTCGTTCGCGTTCACGATAAAGTGCTCATGGATCTCCAGAAAACGGCGCATCGTTTTAATGTCcttttgtgtgagtgtttccTCGTCGAAACCATCGCTAGCTGCGTCACGTGCCGGGAATGGATACAATTGTTTAAACGCCTCAAAAAGCCCTTCGAGCAGACAGCTCTTTGCAAACAGGCGATAGAACTCGTTTAGTTGGGCATAATCTACTTCTGCCTCGGTAAAGCGATTGATCATTGCATTTACTGTCTCGGTCGTGTGCTCTAAAAGTGCTCTGTTAGTGCTGGTAGCAAGGAGTAGTGCTAGTTTCTCCGCCAGATTGTCAACCCTCTTAATTATACCAAACCAATGGTATCGTTCATCATCCGATCGATCGAAAAGGGTCGTCAGTGTGCGCATCAGTTGAACCAAGACCGGTGCATCAGTGATGGAAAGGAAGTCACACAATGCCACCAGCAGATTACTCTGCCGATAGAACAGGTCGTGCATTTCTTCCACACAGCACATGTTACCGATAATGCCAAACAGGATCTCGATTAGACGATAATCCTCAGAATCGGCAGCTAAAGCAAGAAACAGCTCGATTACATCCTGCTCCAGCAGAAATCGTACCACGTCCGGTTCAATCGTCATGTCCCACAGATTGCAAAGATCATGTTCGAATTCTTCGTCGTCCTCGAGCAACCGGTTGCCTTGTTTCGAAAGCTTCAGGATGGTCGACAGGACGAAGCGTTCCGAGTACATTGTCTCACCAATTCGATCGCCCTTCAGAGTTTGGAGTTTTTCCTGCAGATTTGCTTCATCCTCCTCGTCCGGATTTTTATTAGAAGTAGTTTCGTGTACCGTGGAGCTTTGTCCCTCTTCTGGGCCATCTGTGTTGGTTTCGGGTTGTGTTAGCTCCGTTTTGtgcgtgttgttttcttcaggaTTGGGAGATTTCTCTGCTTTCTCAATACCTCCGTTTGTTTGATCTACAACATCAGTAACACTTTCCATTGCATTCATTTGCGGTTATATCTAGAAAATCGACAAAAAAGCGAGTGAAAATGTTACGGTTCTGTTGATTTACTACACTGGCTAGCAGCTATTCCGCTACAATTGTTTACCGATCTGAATCGTTGATGGAAACCTTACCAAAAAGTGAATTGCCAGGCGTTGTTGACGGTTGCTCGATCGGCTTTGCGGACGGTTCTAAAGCTATCACTTGGTCTTTTGGACAGATTATGTTTATTCTTCTATAAAACCGCCTTTAACATTTCCGTTTCCATTTCACCGTGCCAAGATTGTGCTCTGCTGCAATGGGCAAACAAAACTCCTCCCGGTTGGGCTATTTGCTGGGCGTTTTGGTTTGAGAAGCTGTCAAAAAAAATGTCAAGCGAACGTCATCCGCGTTTTTAGTACAATTTGTCCATGATGCCAAACTTCAAATGGTTCGTGGATGTAAACAAAGGCACAAAACCTCGTGTTCCATTCGGCGCTGCACCGGCTCAACAAATTTCCCGTTTTTGAAAGTGAAACTGGCCATACTTTCCGGAGTACGCAATGAGTGTGAAAGCACTGGATGAGGTTCCAGGCTTTACGCTTCACAAGGCCGAAGTAGATTACGACGATGAAGAGGACGGAGGCAAGAAGGGCAAGAAGAAATCCGGAGGATTCCAGGCGATGGGTCTCGGTGCACCGATACTGAAGGGAATCCTTAAGATGGGCTACAAAATACCGACACCGATTCAACGGAAAACTATTCCCCTTATCCTGGACGGGCGGGATGTTGTGGCGATGGCAAAGACCGGATCTGGTAAGACGGGTTGCTTTTTGATCCCGATGTTTGAGAAGCTGAAGCAACGTGAAGCGAAGGCAGGTGGAGGCGCTCGAGCACTGATTCTTTCGCCGACCCGTGAACTGGCCATACAGACGTTTAAGTTCATCAAACAGTTGGGCCGATTCATGGATCTGAAAACGATTCTGGTACTCGGTGGAGATTCGATGGATTCACAATTCGCCGCAGTGCACACGCTACCGGATGTGATCGTGGCCACACCGGGTCGTTTCTTGCATCTCTGCGTGGAGATGGATCTGAAACTAAGCTCAGTACAGTACTGCGTATTTGATGAAGCCGATCGATTGTTTGAGATGGGTTTTGGTGAGCAGCTGACCGAAACGATCAAGCGGCTGCCCGAATCCCGCCAAATGGTTCTGTTTAGTGCGACCTTGCCGAAACTGATGGTTGACTTTGCATCGGCCGGTTTGTGCCAACCGGTACTGATACGATTGGACGTAGAATCAAAGATACCTGATACGCTCGATTTGAAGTACATTTACTGTCGGCCAGCGGAACGTTACGCGACGCTCTTGGTGCTTTTGCGCGATGTGATCCCTAGCACAGCACAGACGGTCATTTTCGCCGGTACACAGCATCACGTGGAATTGATTTCATTGGTATGTATGGACTTGCATGTTTTGTTGCCTTTCTTTCCTATTAATGTGCGGTCTCCTTTATTGCAGATGTTGACCAAAGCTGGAATCCCCAACAGCCATGTTTACTCTGGACTTGATGCGTCTGCGCGTAAGATTAATACGGCCAAGTTTACGCATCACAAAGTGAACGTACTCGTCGTGACAGACATCGCCGCACGCGGTCTCGATATTCCAACGCTGGATTACGCTATAAATCTACACTTCCCAGGCAAACCGAAACTGTTCATCCACCGTGTGGGACGATGCGCCCGTGCTGGACGAAGTGGAACAGCTTACTCGATCTTTTCAAACGATGATATCGCGCATGTGATCGATCTACACATGTTTCTAAATCGAACGCTCGATCTGGCCGATAGAAACACAATTGGAATCGTTCCACCGGATACACAGGAAACAGAACATCTGCTAGTGCAGGAGTACGTTCGCCACATTGACCTGGCGACGGCATATCGAGTGAGCAATAATGCGTACAAACAGTACATCGTAACCCGACCAGCGGCATCGGCGGCATCGAACAAGCgagcaaaacaatttaaaatcgGTGAACTGGGTGTGCTTGAAGACTTTCAACGCGAAAACGCCGAACCggacggttcaacaaagggaagaaaatggaagaaaggaAAGTCGATCGTGCTGAAGAAAGACAAGAAACATGCTAAAGAAGACACCCAAAAGCTAGAGGTGAAATCGGGTTCCGCCGACTCGGGAGTCGATCCGGACGCATTTAGGAACGATTTTCTTGCACGCATGAAAAACTATCGTCCACAAGCGACAATTTTTGAGCTGAACCCGAAAGCAAACGCCCGAGAGTTGATGGCGATGACCCAGAAGCGTAAATCGGATGAGGCAAAGATCGAGAAGAATAAGCGTAAGTTGGCCGAACTGGAAGCGGAAGAGCAAGAGAAACAGAATATTAAATCGGTATCAGAAAAAGACGAGGTTTCCAAACGTCGCAAAGGACCAACCCGCGATGAGGAGCATTTCATCGCCTACCAAGCGAAGGATGCTGTCGAGGAGGATGGTTATGCGATCGACAATTTCACTCGCCAAGCTAACTCGGCCGAACTGAGTGTCGTGGGCGACACGGCCGAGGGACAGCGGATGCACCGTCAGCTGCAAAAGTGGGACCGTAAAAAGAAGAAGATGGTAAATGTAGAAAACCCCAAGGCTGGAAAGATTCGCACCGAGCATGGTGTTTGGATTGCGGCTTCGTACAAGACGGGCCGCTACGACAAGTGGAAGGAGCGAACGAAATTGGATGAAAAGTTACTGGCCGAACAGGCACAACAATCGGACGATGATGCAGGTGATGGGGCCGGTGCGGCTTCGGCAGTACCGATCGTACAGCGCCACTACCCGACTACGCACTGGGGGCGACACAATGCGAAGGCCGATCTGCGTAAGTTGCGCGATCTGGATCTGAAAACGCCCGAGCAGATTGTGAAGAAACGGATGGAGAAGGAAACGAAGATGGCTAAGGAGAAGGCCGCAcgattgaaaaacattcaacgtAAAAAGCGCGCGTTGGCAAAACGGAAAAGTGCCAAGGGTAAGTAATTGTCGGGTCCTTTGAATGCTGAACGCTTGTAAGAATATATGAAGCAATGGGTATGTTACTAAAACATGTTAGTAAACATCCATATGATAGAGCAAGACTATCTACTGATTTACTGCAGAATCAAGAAGGTGAGAAAAATTCTATAAACTTAGCTAAAACGTACAACAGTTTCAATTTCAATGCAGTCGAGTTTGTCCATTTTGAAAGATTTTCGAAATATTGAAAAGGCCACATTAAAATAAAGCCTTGATAAGGGTATTAACCTTTCGTCAGCATTGTGAGTGTCTATTGCATCATAGGTTAGAAAGTTAATAGCTTTTCTTATGCTAAATTATGTTATCGAATTCATTTCCATATAAttcgacacacaca
Protein-coding sequences here:
- the LOC128305967 gene encoding HEAT repeat-containing protein 6, producing MNHRRPRKRTSKQITKSAATKHFHHMDLEQEFLQLSTKFLFLNCGSQIADYRNEINTLLNELNGLNYRGARISDVRSPIRLIESFVNIPAHEDTLVVKACYLIKSLVGRQKIVLPEPVSLALIVWLRKCLERRFYQLACDVLGTLQLLFCRCSDITPLLDVFISTNGILINVLADPDYRRVESRAVSSALLDQCSSSELYLAAVLCLESILVCCEPLGVEVLEPYLTTVGNAVLDLMFKTRPETFTELAYYSLATSAINCLRIIVTIEEPNEWTHSQLGRLVGTAKAFIMYGIPDVGKILPQRVPVSQQGIPEPQHIPISKGGKTAKTRKTRTHPKSKKGTSRNSGIGNREQKKASDGDINRQPYSEASIVLEWSSKSQPPMAGCYQTSDSDYSESEASSSRAQIERHRTAKLRQTALVLIGTLAQHVEKRIMFGYWHALFPDETRTPATISLLNCVLRDPSPKCRIAAIQATSFLLYKSKPFLIQAESSKKTLVSFTPFSVTLGNMVIEMYAMLTQALTLESDLTVLTQLLKGLTVFIQATAFHRLRAGIASRFVRIVRPLVRHRDATIKVAALMVLGFLISVPDLTEEIAGLVGIKKLAQTPTGNVVRSKPVSKAFDLELNQEENEEEEAVDSEPEEDGNSKRENRQDGISLDSSNDYDNAGENSMSWLVQVTLENLGVNGVASTVMPVRMECLQVLCAMTCHYSLLADHLPLVAQALINAFGDTLSEIKLYAGRLLDLLGHAIHTQLLLQDKIDPEQLNVALHFWSSIIPTVTEQIQDVRLVATLRSVCCDALGNIGVHVYEKFPRDRQLALISLLTGCTFDDDSAVSSAAARTLSVYILFPSLRDDVCYVENTIESILRIMLDPNLTARIKTSWSLGNATDALILNQQHHLQLNHQPPPQQESALEQGYLMISDELLRRTLLVALDSAKDNDKVRSNAVRTIGNVLHLLRPAQLEHPAWSPLYQDAIERLIQNVTASSTVNVKVKWNACYALGNMMKNETFFVSGAVAGTWERRVFPALCETVVNSPNFKVRINAAQALSILGRREHYGEFYQQIWLALLQALEQSDNLVDYNEYKRRDSLQEQLCLSLAHLLRFAVKEDVVLMASVLLPLYDAVRGNWVRVISRILPEKSASLLESHRVLLELRKISKGEGESIPASSWDLLLKCFTDSDVC
- the LOC128305968 gene encoding ATP-dependent RNA helicase DDX54, yielding MSVKALDEVPGFTLHKAEVDYDDEEDGGKKGKKKSGGFQAMGLGAPILKGILKMGYKIPTPIQRKTIPLILDGRDVVAMAKTGSGKTGCFLIPMFEKLKQREAKAGGGARALILSPTRELAIQTFKFIKQLGRFMDLKTILVLGGDSMDSQFAAVHTLPDVIVATPGRFLHLCVEMDLKLSSVQYCVFDEADRLFEMGFGEQLTETIKRLPESRQMVLFSATLPKLMVDFASAGLCQPVLIRLDVESKIPDTLDLKYIYCRPAERYATLLVLLRDVIPSTAQTVIFAGTQHHVELISLMLTKAGIPNSHVYSGLDASARKINTAKFTHHKVNVLVVTDIAARGLDIPTLDYAINLHFPGKPKLFIHRVGRCARAGRSGTAYSIFSNDDIAHVIDLHMFLNRTLDLADRNTIGIVPPDTQETEHLLVQEYVRHIDLATAYRVSNNAYKQYIVTRPAASAASNKRAKQFKIGELGVLEDFQRENAEPDGSTKGRKWKKGKSIVLKKDKKHAKEDTQKLEVKSGSADSGVDPDAFRNDFLARMKNYRPQATIFELNPKANARELMAMTQKRKSDEAKIEKNKRKLAELEAEEQEKQNIKSVSEKDEVSKRRKGPTRDEEHFIAYQAKDAVEEDGYAIDNFTRQANSAELSVVGDTAEGQRMHRQLQKWDRKKKKMVNVENPKAGKIRTEHGVWIAASYKTGRYDKWKERTKLDEKLLAEQAQQSDDDAGDGAGAASAVPIVQRHYPTTHWGRHNAKADLRKLRDLDLKTPEQIVKKRMEKETKMAKEKAARLKNIQRKKRALAKRKSAKGK
- the LOC128305969 gene encoding uncharacterized protein LOC128305969, which codes for MNAMESVTDVVDQTNGGIEKAEKSPNPEENNTHKTELTQPETNTDGPEEGQSSTVHETTSNKNPDEEDEANLQEKLQTLKGDRIGETMYSERFVLSTILKLSKQGNRLLEDDEEFEHDLCNLWDMTIEPDVVRFLLEQDVIELFLALAADSEDYRLIEILFGIIGNMCCVEEMHDLFYRQSNLLVALCDFLSITDAPVLVQLMRTLTTLFDRSDDERYHWFGIIKRVDNLAEKLALLLATSTNRALLEHTTETVNAMINRFTEAEVDYAQLNEFYRLFAKSCLLEGLFEAFKQLYPFPARDAASDGFDEETLTQKDIKTMRRFLEIHEHFIVNANELYEAYVSEVDQCVHRVLASFVNESILFPVSKNHVCIFVLISNIYSGILYHFRAESFVYMVKIYDQLAEALKNPLPEALSRTTEDGSAMEEGDAADDGGEFDVETACAEVREAIFFLVGPIDEQIIRAAIRMGQLKESTFEQMCRELRETMDGEPLLYQTCAKLMNAVKPNGEEIDVPMANHVA